The following DNA comes from Octopus bimaculoides isolate UCB-OBI-ISO-001 chromosome 8, ASM119413v2, whole genome shotgun sequence.
acctttatGGTGATTTATTTGGCTGGAAAGTGATACTATAGTATTGCAATGATATATgatatttagaatttttatagAAAACACTTTCACTAGATTATGcagtaattattaagataatcttaataacggtcaaccacacagtcatttcCCTtagtttaacggtcatttttcacaggaattttcaatggccagataactgaagagatgttggtgtgggTTCCCAcactggcatccgaaactcagagttttatcatggctaccgaataaatgtcacatatttttacagatatatatatatatttttgagcgtcatactaatatatacttttgttatttacaccacctgtcctcgtctgttgttattatttgtatattctcccatatatatatatatatatatatNNNNNNNNNNNNNNNNNNNNNNNNNNNNNNNNNNNNNNNNNNNNNNNNNNNNNNNNNNNNNNNNNNNNNNNNNNNNNNNNNNNNNNNNNNNNNNNNNNNNNNNNNNNNNNNNNNNNNNNNNNNNNNNNNNNNNNNNNNNNNNNNNNNNNNNNNNNNNNNNNNNNNNNNNNNNNNNNNNNNNNNNNNNNNNNNNNNNNNNNNNNNNNNNNNNNNNNNNNNNNNNNNNNNNNNNNNNNNNNNNNNNNNNNNNNNNNNNNNNNNNNNNNNNNNNNNNNNNNNNNNNNNNNNNNNNNNNNNNNNNNNNNNNNNNNNNNNNNNNNNNNNNNNNNCTATGGCTATGTTCCAGGTGATGCAAGGTTGAAGTGTGATAGAGGGATggaaacaggtgtcttactgtaaAGGAGAAACATAGTTACCCCAGTTCAAGGGAGAGCAAGAGATAGCAAGAGCAAGAGATAGCAAGAGCAAGAGATAGCAAGAGCAAGAGAGGGCCAGAGAGGTGGCAATGTGCCAAGGCATACTCTGAAGGTACATGGCAgtaaatataaatggaatggtaAAGGATTATCCAGAATGCATGGACATGGAGTTCGGGAAAGTGGGGAAATGTAGTGAAACACTGGATatatggtgtgagtgtgtgtagtggAGCTGGTTGATGGGTAGGATAGCATTGATACAGCTAGCAATGGGGAGGACAAGATAGAGCTGCAGGAGTGGAAAGGGAGATATCAGAGGAGTGAAtgaagaagagatgtagtttgattCATTAAGGTAGGGTGTGTGAATTAATGCTACATGTGTTTCTGTCCTCGTTTTTGATCACACTCTTCCTCTTCTTGTTCTTTCTTCTGGCTAgataaccaagtatctcctttacatcagcacacctgtttctgtcctctttcttgttacttctctctttctctctgtctggctGGGTAACCTCATCTGTAGGAAgatgtctgtttctgtctctctgccatACTAGCCTTTCATTACCTGACACAAGATCATCTCCTCCAAAGcaccctcccctctcaaaattccttatCTTGCAAGTAATTTGGTGatcctgccagtgctggtgccacataaaaagcatccagtctacactatgaagtggttagcatttggaaaatcatccagctataaaaaccatgccaaaactgatcttgcctatgctagtgccatgtaaaacatactcagtccactctgaggggcagttggtgttaggaagggcatccagccataaaaaccatgtcaaaacagacacagtagcctggagtagtcttctacctgaccagctcctgtcaaaccatccaacccatgccagcatggaaggcagacattaaatgatgatgatgtgggagGAAAATACAGTGCTTCCAGAACTCACTTTTGCTGAGGtggccaggtcttctcaagaacttcatccCGGTCCATTATCTCTTCTGCGGggctcaacatcttgagatcagcccTCACTatttcatcccatatcttcctatTCCAACCTTGTCCATCTCTCACCTCACTGTCTGGTGACAATAGAGAAGTATTATTGGTTGTTGCTAAGGTgtcaagctagcagaatcgttagcatgctgggccaaatacttagtagcattttgtctgccactatgtttgcattcaaattctgttgaggttaactttgcctttcatctagtcagggtcaataaattaagtaatcgactcatcccctcccccaaaatggctgccattgtggaaaaatttgaaaccattgcagAGAAAGGTGACTCACAGCCATTAGCTGCTTTCAATAAGGATAAAACAGTTTCTTCTGCTCTCCTTGAAGCTGTGGGAATAGTAGCACTAGGATCTGTTGCTGTCGTTGCTTTTGGTCATTATCGACTTTCTATTGTTTTCTGCCTTTCCAGACCTTTGAGCAGAAAGACTTCAAGTTACTTTGATTGATGCATTTTAATAGCTGGGATTTCTATCCTGCACCACTAGTTTTATCACATTTATCTATGCATCAAAAATGGAATACAGCTCTGTGATATCATTGTAATTTTTGTAGTCATCAggacctacatatacatatagactacACTGTAATTTATAGTTGTCTCGGTATTCATTAGCAGCCCATACTGGGCTGAAAAGGTGGCAAGAAGTCAAGGTTCAATGTTACCTCTAACATTTCCTACAGTAGTCCTTGTATTATGTTATCCTACGTATTGTAGCACTAACCCATAGTCAAGTATGCGGAATACCACTTCAGCATCCTTTTAACCTCATCCTCAGTGTTGCAGACTAGGCACACATACTTTCATTTGACCCACTCCTATCAATGGTGAATACATCATCTAGGATTTGAGAGAATAAAACTCTATCTGGCTTTTGTGAATCAGAGGCATATCCCCTTCTTCCTTACCCATTCTTAAATAAATTTTTCAAGTAAAGAGGCACCCACTTTTGTAGCATAAAGCTGTCAtgcttcttttttggattggATTCAACCTACATCTAAAATCTCACTTTGGTATGAAATTTTAGTAAAAGAATTACTGTTAGTATTTTTAGTATCATATTGTTAATACTTTTGCTTAAGCTGTGGAAATTTGCATTTTTGGGAGGCAATTTCTTGTTGTCTGTGAGAATGTGTTTGTTTCATTGTCACTTTTCTGAATATtctataaattcttttaaatttaatttcatgtatTTTAAAATTGTCTTGTTTTCGGAGGGGTATCCAATGccgtttcttttgttgtttgcaCAATAGAAGAAGACATATACAACAAATCATAAACACAAGAAAAATTTTCTCAGGAAAATATAGTGTTTAAAGAAAGTTCTTTATAGAATCCCAATGCTTCACATGCACCAAAATCTTGTGTGCAAACTAATCCAAATGACAAATTTGGcagtattttaaattttctggGAAATGTCTGAAAACTTGTCCATTTATGCcaacatacaacaacaaaaaattatttttatccattGTTTATTACTTGTTTATATGTTTTGAGTTCATAGattgcaatattaataataattactattatcatcatcattattattattattatcatccatcatcaccatcattattatatattttattatgtgaCATCCCATAATACtttaaaaccatttttgtttAACATTTCCCAGTTCTTCAAATCTTTGATTTAGCAGAAACCAAGTATTGAAAACTACTTATAACTTTTAACTCGTTGCTCTCTTCAAATTTTATGAAATCAAATAAACGATTTCCTGCTTGCACTGGTGGTGGTTTGAATTTATTGACATTTTCTCCATACAGAAAGAATTGATATCGATGGATACCTGAAGGTGGGCTCGGACCTCGATAGactgtgagaaaaaaaagaaaaacagaaggatgTATGGtagagaaaaagatatatttctGAATACATTTAATTCAGTATTTCTTAAAAAGATTTGAAACAATAGCAGCAGTAATGATAGTTTTAACCACTAGAAGTTTAGGAAGAAGTTAAGAATAAATCAGCAAGAAAAGCAGATATTATGGcattaatgttgatgataatgattgtaaaCAAAGAAGTAGGAAAGATTTTCAAACATGctgaattaaaaaatacaaacatcaagAATCAAGGGATGATCAGTGCAAATAGGAGGGCTTCGAAAATCTACCCTAGAAATGTGCTCTCTGCCAAAGGCCTATTGTTAAGGTTTAATagttattttgaaaaaagaaagaaacagaaatccACTATGTTATAACCATATtgtacaatgaaataataataatccccatcatcatttaatgtttgcttctttccatgctggctagcagggagctgtccagactccaactgtctgttgtggcatggtttgtacagctggatgtccttcttaatgccaaccacttaacagtgtgctgagtgctttttaccagcatgggtgcattaatGCAGCACCAGCATAGATGCACTAACACAGCACTggtgtgggtgctttttaagtggcactggcacctgaaaggaaAAGCCTCTACATGTGGAAAACAGCAAtcttacttagcttgatgtgtcttatcaagtacagcatattgccacATCTCCTGGTCACTcatcatttcctcagtgaggcctagCATCTGAAGATCTTTTCTTACCGCTTTgccccatgtctttctgggtccaCCGTTTACACAGGTATCCCCTACAATTAGAGCTTAGGACTTCTTTacacagttaataataataataatgaagaaagaataaacaactataatgatttaaagtgggaaatgcGAAGGTTGTGATCAATGAAGAGAGCAGACATGATACCAAAAGTAATTGgtacacttggaagtatcagcactcaactaccctaccaacatggctgaaaaagatcggtgcaagtgtgaaagtaaaacacctacaaaaatcagcattgcctggaactgtaagaattcttcgcagggttcttgaagcacgaccagtaaacaagtgtcaccttagtctgctggctgtggacagctgacactttccatcatatccagcaaaataagctgttagttttcatataataatgatgatgatgattctttctactataggcatgagGAAACTGGAGGAGTAGGCCTgatggttacattgaccccagcaatatatatatatatatatatatatatatatatatatatatatatatatatatatatatatatatatatatatatatatatagatcaaaagATTTGAATTCCttggtactccgagtttcaaAGAGTTTCAGCTACTGGGAATTTGAAAGAAATCAGTTGGAGTAAGTCAATAGTTATTACTGGAAGGTGGGCTGTGATTGGTCAAGAAAGGTCATGTGGTGTCACAATCTGATGTTGGTATTTCAGTGACAATGATTAGCtggaaaatactgcatggtgaacaggaaatcaacCATGTTGTGGACAGGAAATCAGTCGAGTGGTTGGATGGGAAGTAGGAaggggcagtgtgtgtgtgtgtgtgtgtacacacacacaaaataacacatacatggTGAGTAAGATTAAAAACATTACATACCCATTTGGTCAGTAGACTCTGCATCAATGCCATCTTTCACATCAgcatactggaaaaaaaaatcaacaaaaaaaacaagttaaattatttatatagagATTTGGATTCCTGCATATCtataatgtatacataatcaTCGCACACATACAGCattgatgtatgcatatgcttacatatgcacAGGCATGCAAAACAAgattttatgataaaatgaaaacatcCAAATGTTTTGCTATATTATGACTAATATTCTTTCCCTATGTTTATATTGTGACATACCTGGCTTGTTACTTGCTAAGAACACAAAATTCTAAAGAAATGTTTGAAGATGATAAATTGCTAGATATTCTGAAAGTGATCTATTCTAAATAGCTAAGAACAATCTGAGAATGATGCTTGTAATGTCAACAAAACAATAGTCCAACATAATGAAAAGGCCCTGAATTATGACCTGGGTTGTCCTAAACCTTCTGAAAGAAGTCTGCAATCTGTTCAAAGACTTTTGGGGAACAATAcctgtttaactctttagcattcagattactttatgaaatgtaatgcttatttattcattcacattgttttgaattcatcatgcattatctcattgctttaatatttctgtgatgtgattgtttatttttagtatgacgTTGTGTAGATGTAAAAGGCCATATtgggccagtttgaacataaaacaggtataatatttggtctggacatggccagtttaaatgctaaagagttaaatgccTCAGATGTGGTAGGAAGAGTCAAAATTATCCCCCACACAAAAGAAAACTTCTTTATCAGCTTGTCATTATGGATGATGAcaaaaagaacttcaagttagcttTGATGATACATATATCTGGTTTTGCATGAGGGCTAAAAACATTATGTGAGCTTAAGATAAAAGAGGAGATTCACAGACACACtccattcatttctgtttttcctgTGCAGTTCAGGGTAGGTTTTGCTGGCCACTACCATTGCACTGAACACCTGGCcatatcagatgttatattttggagacttcaggcaagctggtagaattgttagtatgttggctgaaatgtttagcagcgtttcttccagctttagattctgagttcagattccaccaaaggtgactttgtctttcattcttttggggttgataaaataagtatcagttgaacactaagATTGATCTAATCAATTTGATTCTTCTCACAATGTTGCTgatcttgtactaaaatttgaaagaatgattAAAGGCTGTGAATGGGTGGGATCATTGCagtatcggacaaaatgcttagcagaattttttttagctttattttctgatttcaaatatcacTGAGATTGACCTTGCCtcttatcctttcagagtcaaatAAAATaggtagcagttgagcactggggtcaatgtaattgactagccctcccctcaaattttcaggccttgtgcctatagtagaaaggatattctGGTGATTTCTGCAGCTCGATAGAAAATGAAGACTATTCAACAACATTGATGTTATTGGCAGAGAAACAAGATGAAACTGAGGGTTTATCAAAGCTAGTGAGGAACAAAGATCCTTAGTGTGTGGCATGGCAAATTGCATCACATTTGTAACCACTGAGCATGCAGCAAGGAGAGAATACCTTTTAAACTacaactaatattggtttcaaattttggcacaaggccagacatcTTGGGGGAAGGGATACATTAATCAAATGAatcccagtagtcaactggtgcttattttatggatccttgtggaatttgaactcagaaaagagaaatgaaataccCAGATGTGCTTACAGTTAAGCTAGCTCACCATCTTAAATacaactaatattgatttcaaaatttggcacaaggctagcaatattGTGGTAGgtggtaagtcagttacatcagtttcagtgtatgactggtacttattttattgaccccaaaaggatgaaaggcaaagctgacctcaactaatccgtacattcgcctatatttatatactaaaccacccttgcttgaaacacacacatgctcacccacatactcgccaaaaactatacatatttgtacacatatatatatatatatatacccacatacacacccatgcacacaacaacctcacacccatacacacgcacgcaaaaaaattatagggctaaaagcaaaaacagaagaaagtgtgagaaagcTATAATGTTAAAACGCGTCTAATATAcgcatatttttgcatataaaaaATTCAAGTAAAAGGTATAGTAggataaaaagcttatacatagacataatatagaaagcaaatcctatcagtacagtcctatcagcaagtcctatcagtaaaaatataaaaaatatataagaatctaagtaaaaagtatagagagataaaaagcttatacatagacacaatatagaaagcaagtcctatcagtaaacttagataacggaagctatcaactacttctagtttttctccctggaatgtNNNNNNNNNNNNNNNNNNNNNNNNNNNNNNNNNNNNNNNNNNNNNNNNNNNNNNNNNNNNNNNNNNNNNNNNNNNNNNNNNNNNNNNNNNNNNNNNNNNNNNNNNNNNNNNNNNNNNNNNNNNNNNNNNNNNNNNNNNNNNNNNNNNNNNNNNNNNNNNNNNNNNNNNNNNNNNNNNNNNNNNNNNNNNNNNNNNNNNNNNNNNNNNNNNNNNNNNNNNNNNNNNNNNNNNNNNNNNNNNNNNNNNNNNNNNNNNNNNNNNNNNNNNNNNNNNNNNNNNNNNNNNNNNNNNNNNNNNNNNNNNNNNNNNNNNNNNNNNNNNNNNNNNNNNNNNNNNNNNNNNNNNNNNNNNNNNNNNNNNNNNNNNNNNNNNNNNNNNNNNNNNNNNNNNNNNNNNNNNNNNNNNNNNNNNNNNNNNNNNNNNNNNNNNNNNNNNNNNNNNNNNNNNNNNNNNNNNNNNNNNNNNNNNNNNNNNNNNNNNNNNNNNNNNNNNNNNNNNNNNNNNNNNNNNNNNNNNNNNNNNNNNNNNNNNNNNNNNNNNNNNNNNNNNNNNNNNNNNNNNNNNNNNNNNNNNNNNNNNNNNNNNNNNNNNNNNNNNNNNNNNNNNNNNNNNNNNNNNNNNNNNNNNNNNNNNNNNNNNNNNNNNNNNNNNNNNNNNNNNNNNNNNNNNNNNNNNNNNNNNNNNNNNNNNNNNNNNNNNNNNNNNNNNNNNNNNNNNNNNNNNNNNNNNNNNNNNNNNNNNNNNNNNNNNN
Coding sequences within:
- the LOC106869963 gene encoding uncharacterized protein LOC106869963 isoform X2, translating into MIFRNIWGVFILLLFNMVYHSLAKNGSNDTMCSGQHLILHPLKLYSSCGATLEKVETQKAPTVAYPKVEYADVKDGIDAESTDQMVYRGPSPPSGIHRYQFFLYGENVNKFKPPPVQAGNRLFDFIKFEESNELKVISSFQYLVSAKSKI